ttataactgaaCCTAACAATTCAATAGAATTGACAATCCGATATCTACATGACCTTATAATTGAACCTGACTTTGAATTGATTTCAACACGaacttaaaattatataaaactaATGTGGACTTAAGATTCAATTTCGAACTGACCCGAATCACTTGACCAGAAATTAAATCATTAATCCAAATAAACATCTCtaaattcttaatttttgatttcataattgaaatctacaatttgaaataaattatttgttcCCAAACACTACTTGGATATTTTTATGATGGCTTTACAATTCCTTTTAGGTACATAATAAGACTAACAGAAGGAGAGTGGTAAAAAAAGGAACAAGTGAGCAATCAAAATCGCATCAAGATTTCTCTTTTGAAAATAGATATATACTCCAAACTAGACAAATCCCGATTTTCTCGTTTAACAGTTCTTAATTAACcatgttttaatttaaaagttgTTTGTGGATTAGTATTTTTGAGTTTCACAAGCTGTCGATCAGCAGAGTTTGAGGTTACTTTGAGGTTGCTTTTGTTAGCCATGAGCTTTCGTTGATGCGAAGCatcatatttctttttttatattattaattgacttgttcaaattttgttaatcgacatttattttagttattaaaCGAAAATAAATAATGTGCCTccattttttgagtttttgtaAGGAAAGAAGTAGATGGAAAAAAAAAGAGGAGCATGAAAAAGTCGCCCCTATGCAGAATTGAACTACAGACCTTCAGTTTACAAGGCTGACGCTCTACCACTGAACTATAGGAGCTTCTTTGCTATCAATTTATATTAagtaaataatattttgaaaattgatgtaTTAGGAATAAAAGGCAACAAGGGAAAGGGGCGCCATTTCCATTTTTGAGTAATTTTGCTGCAATTGAATTCAACTTTCTTTGCTCCAAAAATGGAGGAAACCTTTGATCCTGTAAGTTTAATTTCTTCTAATACGTCAGTTGTCCTTCAATTCTTATCCTCAATTGTTGTTTTAAATATATTGATTTGGATTAAATAGGACCTAATTCACGCCATTTTTAAGCTCATCTGGCGCAGAAAAGCCCTAGGTTCTCTCTCCCTCTTTCTTGTCCTTGCTGCTTAAATTCAatcatgatatttttatatttttattaaattaatagttaatttgattaattaatacgGTTTCGTGATTGCagaaagagaaaagaatgaaGGCATTGATACCATGGACGCTGAGGTGAATTGCGTCTATTTTCCATTTTCGTTATAGTATTGTATCTCAAAATCTCTTTAAATTTGTGCTAAATTATGTCATCactgattttgttttttaaataggAGATAAAATGTTGAATTTTCTGCATTTAGGTTCTGGTAGTTTGGATAAAAGGTATATCATGTATGTTTGAAGCTATTAACACTTGAAATCTTCAATTTGGATGTAAAAAAGGATCAAACTCCTCAGATTGGCTATATTTGATGCAATGAGGATTCACTTGAACAAGCTTTTATAAAATATAGTGGAATTTACACTTGAATCcttcttattcttcattttgTTGAGGATGAACTTGTAATATCTTATTTAATAGCGATTTAAGGAGTTTGGAATGGGGACTACTATCGTATATTAGTAAAATGATCCCTTTGAGAATCTTAATTAACGTAGGGGAAGCAACTTCAATTCTTTTTTCTTGTTCATTACTTGATTGAGATGCAGTAATGAATCTATTTCTTTGTTCTTTGCCAATAAATCTGAAATTTTTATTACTCGAACCAATTCTTGCAGGGTAACCTTATAATATGTGCAGCATACATTTATATGTGACTCACTGTTTCCTCACATTTATTGGCGAACCAGTTTAGCTGTGAAATTTGAAGTAATCTGTTCATGTGATACTTTGCAAAGAATGAAGTGTTCATGAGCTAATCAATATTCTTAATTGTCTTGATCCTTGCAACAGTTAGGCTTTTGACTTGTTAATTATTCTCTGCTTTTCTATTCTTGAAATGCAATAAGCATCACAGACTTTTCTGTTTcattatataattttgtttcttaaaCTTTGATGCTTCAACTGGTGGAATGTGATTGACGTTTAATTAGTTGCTCATAGCATATGAACCATATGCAAGCgcatataatattaaattttaagttataattatttttgcaaAAATATCTATCTTCACATATTACACAGATAACATTGACATTTGAGTTGTGACATGTGTTAATATTTGCTGCAGGGAGCACCTGGGACTGCGAAAAAGGCTCGGCCAACATCTGGTACAAAACTTTACAGTCATGCTCTTTAGTGTTTTCAATTAGCCTACAAAGTATCTTTCTTCTGGAGCTATGTGACAGTTTAGAAACGTATTCATTAATGCTCACTGTCTTTGCCAAATGAATCTCCAGTCTTCTCTAGGATAGTAACTTGAAATGCGTTTAAAGATTTGTTTAAGACTCTTAAGCCTATCGAAAACTTGATATCATATATAGGCGTATAGAATCTTTCCTATTATGTTTTTTCTCCCACAAAGATGCTTAGATGTAATATATAAACAGAAATACACAATGAGATAAAAATCACCGCACTACAATCCTAGTATGAAGAATGTAGATCAATGAATTGTGTTtggaaagaacaaaaaaaaaaaaaaattcagcaGGTAAGTAAGAATGAATTTGAGTAATAAATTGTGTGGCAAAAATGTATATGTGATTAATATGATGAGTTTCTCACCCTATGCACTCTATTTAGAGTAATGGCATGTGTTCGTTACTTTTGAAGAGGCACAAAAAAATACTTACACTTGAATATATACGATATACATGCATTCAACTAAGTGTAACATCGACTCACTAACAAAAGTGCAGAACAGAGGTTGCTCGGATGATGGCCCCATGCTTGAACAAGCACAAGGGCTTCTTGAATGACCATCCAATTCCTAGAACATACATACTACCTATCCCTTCCGACCTTCTGTCTCCTTTTTGCACATTTTGCTAAGAAGAGTACTTTAATGCTCGGGTGAGCATTTCTCCATTACGTAGCCTTTAGGTATATTTTCTAACATACTCTTATTGTTCAACACTCCCGTTGTACCTTCTTGGTTACCCCAATTGCTTTCTGTGTTAGCTTCTTTGTAAACGCTGGGCCATATTCAAACATGCGGAGGTGTATCTGTTTGTCTTCTAATGCTTGTGCTGATTGTAGTAAACTTGGCAACTTCACAGCATTTTAATTTTGCTATGTTTCAAAACTTTTTCCTTTGTGAAGTCAGAAAAATGTTGTCATTTTCTTGAATACAAGTCCATATGATTTCAGAATTCGGTGTCATAACTCATATGTGGGCGTGGACTTCACTAGTTCACTTCCTATGTGTTATACCTTCCTGCTTATTTGTTTGTTCATTCTGTTGGTGTGCATTTGTTACTTATGTATTTGATATATTCAGCCACTTAAAAGACAGATGGTCAACTGATTGGAATTGGTATTATTGAACTTTCTGGAAAGTATCTCATGATGCATACCATTAGATGGTTGGAGTTACTCCATATAGATGTTGACAGATCATGTCAGTCattaaaaatagtttttagACCCAGCCTCCAACTTGTAATTTTCCTTCTCATTATGTGGTCGTCAAAGGCAGCAGGAGGAGGGGGTCTGCTGCTTGCTCTGTATTATTATAGCTATGTAATTTAAGATCATTATCTTCTTGTGTCATTAATTTGGATAGAACTTATAGATTCATGGATCCTTGTATGCATTACATTGACTCATTAATTTATCGCAGCAGCGAATGCGACTGCCGTGAAATTGAGTTGTGAGCTACTCCGAATCTTTATCACAGGTTTGTTTTGTTGAAGTTTCTTCTATCTTCTTTCACTTGCAATAGCCAATTGTCTTGCTGTTTCGAAAATGTCACTCAAGCCGTAATCTGTATCCAGAGGCCATTCAAAGGGCTGCTGCTATCGCCGAAACAGAAGGTCTTAACCACATAGAAGGAACCCATTTGGAACGCATTCTTCCACAACTACTGCTGGATTTTTAATGCAATATGAGGACAACTTTTTGTACAATCCAAAAAATTGATTTAGAGTGAGGAAAAGTTAGCAGCATCTGATCTTTCTTACCTAGATGTTTCTATACCTGTTAAAATGTTCGTTCAATTTTGCTTAATAATAGCAGCATCGTTGCAAAATTAAGCTGTTTGTAATTTGGTTTCCTCGTGATTTGTGAATAACTCTTCATTTGACACCTGATTGTGCTTATCAAAGAAAGGTTCAAGTATTTTCATTTATCAAAAATAGCAGTATTTATATGTTGCACTAGGAATTATATGGATGTCTTTGATTCAAATACATAACGATCAACACTAGCAGTATATATGCTGTACATGTTCAGATACACTAGATGTTTCTTCCTATTGTAGAATACTTGCTGTGTCTGCCGCCATTCCTATAGAAGACGTAGCTTAAACTAATTTGACTTATTTGAGACAACATACCCTTGATAGCCTTACTTTTAGGCCGTTGTTAGGATCATCAAGGATGTAATTGCAAACAATTTTTAGGGGTAATTTACTATGCTATTGTAAATAGATCAGGGGCTAGGCTGTTCTGATCAGGCAAGACAGGTTTACTCTAAATTTAGGGGTATGGAATTTTCAGGACATACCTTGTTTATCAGCTCAAGGTTCATTGGTTCGATTTGGTTATGTTAGAAAGAAACAATCTTTAATACATTACTACGCCATTACTTGGCAGAAAACACATTACACTAGTTGGGTGTTTCTTTgatcttgcaaatttagaaagAAACAATCTTTAATTCATTACTACTCCATTACATTATACTCAGCAGAATACTTGCACACATTAGTCTAAAACTCGATCTTTGCTTATACACATTGCAGCTTAATGGAGTTGGTGAGAAGCTAACATATAGCAGCTCCTAAAGAAAGCATACTTTAAAACATAGAAATGTTGAACCTAAGGCAAAACTATTTGAATTAACTGCATgaaattgaataataattatggtTTGAAGAAATGACAGGTTTATTCAGAGCAGCAGCGATACATGAAGTACTTCTCCATCGCCTTTCCACATTCTGCGCACATTACTCTCTCGGGAATTCCACCTTCAACTCCTGGGAGTATGAGCCTATTGCAGTGATGTGGAGTATGAAGCTGCTGCAAATGATCCCTTAAAGCAGGTATGAACCCTTTCATCCTTGCATTTTCATCCCACTCGTGAAACATTTGAAGGCATTGTAAAATCATGTCTCCTTTGGCTCGGGCCGTTTCAGTTGACCCGAACCACATTGTAGCCCATCCTTGGTCACTCCCGTCAAAGCTTAGTACTGTCATTACCTCTTGCATTATGATATCAGTCTCAACATTCTTCCCGTGTTGCATTTTCGAGTATAACATGCACTCAAGCCTAGTCCAAAAGTACCAAATTGAGGTTAAGTCCGGCCAGTAATGGCTAAGCTGTTCTTGGTTTATGATGTTTGTGATTTTCCTCATTCGCTCCTTTGCATTGCTTTTTCCGACATAGACTAGCTCTAAGTCGATTCCTAAACTGTGTGCTACTTGTTTTGCAGTGCTAGTGAATGTTCTTACCCAATCTATGTCTTCGCCTCCATACACACAAATGTGCTTTTCTTGTTCAATCTGAGAAAGACAACATGAAACATAAAACTTACATATTAAAGAGTTTTACGAGTTTCGAGGTAAAATGGTAGAGAAAATACCCAATGAAGAATGTTAGGATCAATGGCATCTACTAAGAGTTCAAGTCTCCAAGTCTCATCTCTCCAAAGAGCTTCCTCCTTCATAGCAGTAAAAGGAAAGGCCATATTTCCCCAAATCAAGAACATATGAAGGGCATTCGGGTTAGCCACTTTGCCTTGAGGGTCCAACACAACAAGAATCATCCGTTTCGCAAAGCGCCAAACCTCCTTGATATACCTGATTGCTGCAGGCTCCATAATCTTGGGGTGGATCAGAGTGTGCCAGGACATCATGGACTGCAGCTGCTCAAATTTTTGCTCGTGTGCCTCGGTCCAAGGGACAGACTTGTCTATTATAGGTACCCAAACAATCTCGTATTGGAACTCGGGTCTTGCCCTTGATTCTCTGTAAATGTGGTCTAGAATCATTAGTTCTTCCATGGAGACATCTAGATCTGAGATGAGTAACAGCACTGTCTTTCTTCTGAGTGCTTCAACATGAACCTGTTCATGACATAAATGTCGAAATTGAACAACGAATTACTATCACTGTCCCCGTGAATTGGCATCATTTCCAAAAAAGGAAATGTACAAACGAAAATAGAAAGTATTGCAGTCAAAGTTAACCTTTGATTTGCTATTGCCATCTACAAGAGGTTGTATGTCATCCTTCATGTATATCAAATGCCTTAAAATCCTGACATTGTCAAGCTGGGGTAACTCAAACACACGCACAAGATTGTTGTATGCCTCTATGTGTTTCTTTTCATCTGCAGTTTTCATTAATTTATcagaatttcaatttttaattcgAGTAAATCGATAATACTAATTGAAATGAGGGGCACTCACAACACCAAGATCAAGATTTGAGGTTGAGAAATGGGTGTCTATGGAGCAAGCAAAGAGCTAGACTAAACATGCAAGTATATAATGATGCAAAGTAAACAAGATGATAAAAACAATATTGGTCCGTCCCACATGCTTTGCCTCGTTACTCTTTTTGGACATAACTCCACTGATAGATTCCGTTAAGAATATCATCATGGAGGGTTCTCGTCAAAACAATTTTACTGGTTGTACTGATTCTTGCTAATTAAAACcttttttctaaatttatattgtttttagtTCTTTATAAACTGATGTGCTTTTTAATCAACTTTGATTctattttatactatatttagCTGAGAACGAACAAGTGCGAACAAACCTATATGCTGATAGCAAAGAGCAAGTTGTTGCATGAGATGATCGTGAATATTTTTCTCCTTATGAGCCAAGCTCGAAAGCTCCCACGCTTCTGTGGTTGATGTAATATACCTAGTCGAAACATAAGAATATTTACTTAACACGAAGAATAGAACAGAACTAGTTGCTGATCTTATGAATGTTGTCAATAAAAAAACGACTTACTCATTGCTCATGCCAATTAGGCTAGCGATCTGAGTCGCACAAGCCACCACACTCCTAATAGTCCAATAAGCTGCTGTTGGAATGTGAGTCATAGCAACAGATAAAGGCGGTTGATCAGGCGAGATGTATTGACGAGGCAGATGCCTGAACTCCAAGATCCTCTTGGTTACATCCAACATCGCCTCAATTAGATTGTTGAGCGCTTCAAATCGAGATTTCAGTGCATTAGAATGCTCTATCAAGTCGGGCAGCTGCTTGAGGACAGCAACAGACTTGGCAAGAGCATGAGTTGCGTAGAGCTGAATCACCAACCCGAATTCTCCATAGGCTATTGCCAACGCTGCAAGAGCTATCGCTACTTTAGCATCCCAGGAATAGTTTGAAAGCATGTTCAGAAGTGACATTGTCGTTGCATGTGCGTCTCCTCCTCCGGAGCACTTGCATGTTATCTGCATTAAAAGTTAGCGGAAATTTGATGTGATGACATAGTCCGAAAGATTAGGGTCTTAGGAAGATGAAAACATGAGTATGAAATGGAATGATGTTACCTCACAAGAGAccttttgaatgatataagctAATGTTTCAAGCATTCCATTTCCATCCATGACGGCTTCACTAGTCTTATCTTCCAAGGAATCACTATGTGCAGGATGTTCCCCCTGCatatatatttaacttatttcTTAATACAACATTGTAATTAACAATCATCCATATTTTGCTCCAAACAAAcaatacaaattcttgtaagacACGGTCACTTTGAgaaaccatctctaattggaccgACCTATAAAAGAAAATGCAGAGTAAGTTActcggtaggcattaaggataatgtaagtaagcatttaagatattataagTACTGCATGCTTACTCGGTGGGCATTAAAGATacagtaagtaggcattaaggatatagtaagtaaatattaaactttaatggTTGGGCCTAAGAGGCGTATTtcagagagacggtctctcgGGATACCAGCTAaacaaacaactaaatataataaaagtgCCTGAAATGGATAGAAAAATACATGAACAGTAGGGGTGGCGCGCCTAAAGACATCCTCAACAACGTCAAGAATGGGCCTAACATCCACCTCTCGGCCATCAGGGGCATGGGTGCCTTGGATCTGCTTGAGCATGGTGCTGTCATCGGACGCTGCAAACATCCGACGGTCACCCCTGCCCATGTGTCTATGTGATGGTGCTGCTACTGGTGCACTTGACATGTTACTTGTACTATTGACCAACACACAGTtcacttgaattttaattactaGAATGAGTAAACTGTTCTATATTCTTCATAAGCTAGTGAGCACTACATTATATAGTGATGAAAAAAATCTTTGAATCAAGTTCCTTACTTGCAAATTTGATAAAAACAAAGTTCCTTACTTGCACAGAACCTAAAGCCATGCATAAGATAAGGTATAGGTAGTGTTGCTGGTCCCTTGGACGTCTTTTCAGCGTCATTaaatttaatcatcatcataaacaactcatttcatattattatttaataggAGTAAAATTATGTATATCCAACCCTCTCAAACTCCTCGTAATTGAGAGTCATTTATTTAACATTGGAATAATAGAATGTTGTTACATCGTAAGTTCGCACCATTTTTTCAGTTTgtctcattttcatttttgttcatGACGCacgcttttttttaatttttatccacaTATTTAATAACCTTTTTTtatctcatccacacatttctcTCATTATTGCACAAAATTTGTTTTtgtctcaatttaatttctccACCAAATACTTATAAGACAATTTAGTAAAACTGAACATGTAAGAATTATTAGGAATGCACAAGTGCTTTTTGAATGTTTTAGATAAAGAGCTTATCTGATCATTAAAGGTTTAATTACATGAAAATCCCTGAACTTTATACAACTATGGTTGAAAGTCATCAAGTTTAGTAGCTCAAGTCCTTTGCCTCTAAAGTCACCATAAATCCATGATAGTAGCaagtaaaaatgtaaaaaaaaaaaatattttatgggAAAATGTAAAATGTATTGATAAGATGATAAAGTAAATTGATGTATGGAAAgagtaaataaacatatatatatatatatatatatatatatatatatatatatatatatatatatatatatatataatatatatatatatatatatatatatatatatatatatatgtatatatatatatatatacatgtatatatatatatatatatatatatatatatataataaaaagggCTTGAAACATAGCAAGTGATACGCTCTAAATCTATGCTTTATAACACAAATAATTACTATGTAATT
The sequence above is drawn from the Amaranthus tricolor cultivar Red isolate AtriRed21 chromosome 5, ASM2621246v1, whole genome shotgun sequence genome and encodes:
- the LOC130812978 gene encoding protein MHF2 homolog isoform X1: MEETFDPDLIHAIFKLIWRRKALEREKNEGIDTMDAEGAPGTAKKARPTSAANATAVKLSCELLRIFITEAIQRAAAIAETEGLNHIEGTHLERILPQLLLDF
- the LOC130812978 gene encoding protein MHF2 homolog isoform X2, yielding MEETFDPDLIHAIFKLIWRRKALEREKNEGIDTMDAEGAPGTAKKARPTSANATAVKLSCELLRIFITEAIQRAAAIAETEGLNHIEGTHLERILPQLLLDF
- the LOC130812977 gene encoding protein SIEVE ELEMENT OCCLUSION B-like, coding for MSSAPVAAPSHRHMGRGDRRMFAASDDSTMLKQIQGTHAPDGREVDVRPILDVVEDVFRRATPTVHGEHPAHSDSLEDKTSEAVMDGNGMLETLAYIIQKVSCEITCKCSGGGDAHATTMSLLNMLSNYSWDAKVAIALAALAIAYGEFGLVIQLYATHALAKSVAVLKQLPDLIEHSNALKSRFEALNNLIEAMLDVTKRILEFRHLPRQYISPDQPPLSVAMTHIPTAAYWTIRSVVACATQIASLIGMSNEYITSTTEAWELSSLAHKEKNIHDHLMQQLALCYQHIDEKKHIEAYNNLVRVFELPQLDNVRILRHLIYMKDDIQPLVDGNSKSKVHVEALRRKTVLLLISDLDVSMEELMILDHIYRESRARPEFQYEIVWVPIIDKSVPWTEAHEQKFEQLQSMMSWHTLIHPKIMEPAAIRYIKEVWRFAKRMILVVLDPQGKVANPNALHMFLIWGNMAFPFTAMKEEALWRDETWRLELLVDAIDPNILHWIEQEKHICVYGGEDIDWVRTFTSTAKQVAHSLGIDLELVYVGKSNAKERMRKITNIINQEQLSHYWPDLTSIWYFWTRLECMLYSKMQHGKNVETDIIMQEVMTVLSFDGSDQGWATMWFGSTETARAKGDMILQCLQMFHEWDENARMKGFIPALRDHLQQLHTPHHCNRLILPGVEGGIPERVMCAECGKAMEKYFMYRCCSE